A single region of the Chelmon rostratus isolate fCheRos1 chromosome 5, fCheRos1.pri, whole genome shotgun sequence genome encodes:
- the LOC121607231 gene encoding uncharacterized protein LOC121607231: protein MAAQLVVALLALASLGAASEPDCKELVKPLVLDSHSPIYGKWVLHVGSFDQPGLKSDLVTVNSSWVELSASSDSGVITIYWADRLGEDRCLQGLANATISGMTSHTTFNINGHTSYHDGKYYETCSDCLLSEDTTLLPDGKSKGRYLFLFTRTGNLEPSELETFKKQAQCLKFLPEYHFGGPDLCPDDRVTASPATENTESEQTDVQPNAK, encoded by the exons ATGGCTGCACAGCTGGTTGTTGCTCTGCTGGCTCTCGCCTCCCTGGGTGCTGCATCTGAACCGGACTGCAAAGAGCTGGTTAAGCCTCTGGTACTGGACAGCCACAGCCCT aTCTATGGGAAGTGGGTGCTCCATGTGGGGTCATTCGACCAGCCTGGCCTGAAGAGCGACCTGGTGACGGTGAACAGCTCCTGGGTGGAACTGTCGGCTTCATCAGACAGCGGAGTCATCACCATCTACTGGGCCGATCGCCT AGGTGAAGACAGATGCCTTCAGGGTTTAGCCAATGCCACCATCTCAGGAATGACCAGTCACACCACTT TTAACATCAACGGTCACACTTCATATCATGATGGGAAGTACTATGAGACCTGCTCCGACTGCCTCCTGTCCGAAGACACCACCCTCCTCCCTGACGGCAAGTCAAAGGGACGATACCTTTTCCTCTTTA CGCGGACTGGCAATCTGGAGCCATCTGAGTTAGAGACCTTCAAGAAGCAGGCACAGTGTCTTAAATTCCTGCCCGAGTACCACTTTGGAGGCCCAG ATCTGTGCCCAGATGACAGAGTAACTGCATCACCTGCTACTGAGAATACAGAGAGTGAGCAAACTGATGTTCAgccaaatgcaaaataa